One genomic segment of Misgurnus anguillicaudatus chromosome 23, ASM2758022v2, whole genome shotgun sequence includes these proteins:
- the malt2 gene encoding MALT paracaspase 2, translated as MEDRNLGLDTLSEAALTRLGYMLDNLQYGWKQLAKAVADQPQFCCSDKELTDCSLKVLSPNGSPGRYLLALLADRKCTLDFLLHCLKKIEHRDAVGFVTMHVMEQINITQQPQSQRVPEGSRAVLSCKAVGPLDLTYQWFKGKDEVPRGSGPELVLDYLNPAQQGHYICRVSSGDKYIFSNWANVRLVRSGGASAGSSYFPSPSSGLLITKQPRPQSLVEGDALCLECGAQANPPPQFQWYHNKQPMPNSTRSILKIPCVTTAHRGAYTCRIYNLYHEMWSDQVQVNIGPGSVSDASWEMTETDTPDAPPKQMSDFYATDKVALLIGNMNYLHHRLLRAPMADVHELTNLLRQLDFKVVSLLDLNWQEMHSAVNEFLLLLDRGVYGLLYFAGHGYENYGNSFMVPTDAPASYTSKHCLWVQDVLQRMQQRQTGLNIFLMDMCRKRNPNDDSIPQPGPLKVTANIVFGYATCVDAEAFEVNKDDLSNGIFMSFLKKRLMEPEKVTVLLDKVAEDMGRCLITRGRQALELRSNLSERRALTDRIQAPDCQVTASTRNLQWAIAHVLPESRCLEFECGIKVQLGFAAEFSNIMIIYTRILETPKDIVSCSAQLSDFTEGPEVDLKHSNQESLLEAGSLLLSMDDLQPLEQPLLFTRISALQRLQKEMSFTVCLHYKYTNLDEELLEEKRVSVGKPLVSKLNLYEPRLPCSASSSSDLQTPSMLESLSFSEGLSANLADENFSSIGSESTSWSYYQRTMESPTISGLKNEPEESISPEFLECESPSRDTKSLSSAASDEPPFKFSNLHNSI; from the exons TGATAAGGAGTTGACTGACTGCTCACTCAAGGTGCTAAGTCCAAATGGCAGCCCTGGGCGATATCTCCTCGCCCTCCTTGCAGATCGAAAATGTACCCTGGATTTCCTACTGCACTGCTTAAAGAAAATTGAGCACAGAGATGCTGTTGGATTTGTCACTATGCACG TGATGGAGCAGATTAACATCACACAGCAGCCACAAAGTCAGCGGGTACCAGAGGGAAGTCGTGCGGTTCTGTCCTGCAAAGCTGTTGGACCTCTGGATCTCACCTACCAGTGGTTCAAGGGCAAAGATGAG GTGCCAAGAGGCAGTGGTCCAGAACTGGTGCTTGACTATTTGAATCCAGCTCAACAAGGCCACTACATCTGCCGTGTAAGTTCTGGAGACAAGTACATCTTCTCCAACTGGGCCAACGTACGTCTAGTGAGGTCTGGAGGCGCAAGTGCAG GTTCCAGTTACTTTCCTTCGCCGTCTAGTGGCTTGCTCATAACAAAGCAGCCCAGGCCTCAGTCATTGGTGGAGGGTGACGCTCTCTGTCTCGAATGTGGTGCTCAGGCCAACCCGCCTCCACAGTTCCAGTGGTACCATAACAAACAGCCAATGCCAAATTCCACAAGAAGCATCTTAAAG ATTCCATGTGTAACCACAGCTCATCGCGGTGCATACACCTGCAGGATTTACAACCTTTATCATGAAATGTGGAGCGATCAGGTGCAAGTAAACATAG GTCCTGGTTCGGTTTCTGACGCATCATGGGAAATGACTGAAACGG ATACTCCAGATGCTCCACCGAAACAAATGAGTGATTTTTACG CCACTGATAAGGTCGCGCTGCTTATCGGGAACATGAACTACCTGCATCACAGACTGCTGAGAGCTCCAATGGCTGACGTGCATGAGCTGACAAACCTTTTACGCCAGCTGGATTTTAAGGTCGTCTCTCTGCTGGACCTCAACTGGCAAGAGATGCACAGTGCCGTTAATGAGTTCCTGCTGCTGCTGGATCGAGGAGTTTATG GACTGTTGTACTTTGCCGGTCATGGCTATGAGAATTATGGGAACAGTTTCATGGTGCCCACCGACGCTCCAGCCTCATATACTTCCAAACACTGTCTCTGGGTGCAGGACGTGTTACAGCGCATGCAACAACGCCAGACAGGACTGAACATCTTTCTGATGGACATGTGTCGCAAACG aaacCCAAACGATGACAGCATCCCACAACCCGGCCCCTTGAAAGTCACCGCAAACATTGTGTTTGGCTACGCAAC GTGCGTCGATGCCGAAGCATTTGAAGTAAACAAAGACGACCTCTCTAATGGAATCTTCATGAGCTTCCTCAAGAAGAGACTTATGGAGCCGGAGAAGGTCACAGTCTTACTTGATAAAGTAGCAGAAG ACATGGGAAGATGTCTTATCACCCGAGGCCGGCAGGCCCTGGAGCTGCGCAGTAATCTCTCTGAACGTCGTGCTCTTACTGACCGCATTCAGGCCCCGGATTGCCAAGTCACAGCATCAACGCGAAACTTACAGTGGGCTATCGCACATG TTCTTCCTGAAAGTCGCTGTCTTGAGTTTGAATGCGGCATTAAGGTACAACTGGGCTTCGCTGCAGAGTTTTCCAACATCATGATCATCTACACTCGGATACTGGAGACTCCAAAAGACATCGTATCCTGCTCTGCACAACTCTCTGACTTCACAGAG GGCCCTGAAGTAGACCTGAAACACAGCAATCAGGAGAGTCTGCTTGAAGCTGGCAGCTTGCTGCTGTCCATGGATGATCTACAACCTCTGGAACAGCCTCTGCTTTTTACTCGTATTAGTGCCCTGCAAAGGCTCCAG AAAGAAATGTCGTTTACTGTGTGTCTACACTACAAGTACACTAACCTTGATGAAGAGTTATTGGAGGAGAAAAGGGTGTCTGTAGGCAAACCCCTAGTGTCAAAACTCAACCTCTACGAACCACGACTGCCCTGCTCAGCATCTTCCTCCTCAGATCTACAAACGCCCAGCATGCTGGAGTCTTTATCCTTCAGCGAAGGCTTGAGTGCCAACCTGGCCGACGAAAACTTTTCTTCTATCGGATCTGAATCCACTTCGTGGTCCTATTATCAGAGGACTATGGAATCACCCACAATATCTGGATTAAAAAATGAACCAGAGGAAAGCATAAGCCCAGAGTTTCTTGAGTGTGAAAGCCCGAGTCGTGACACTAAAAGTTTGTCTAGTGCTGCTTCTGATGAGCCTCCGTTCAAATTCAGCAACCTACATAATTCtatttaa